A stretch of the Amycolatopsis sp. BJA-103 genome encodes the following:
- a CDS encoding YbaB/EbfC family DNA-binding protein, with amino-acid sequence MTWPDSSDLNEMRRMKDEALAALERQRETAKETSRVWREETTTVTAEDRSMSMTFDGRGELTGITFTGSKYRSMAPAQLASVIVDMVRKGRAESTAKLTAHAPAVPGLDLDGLINGTADPADVLDKILGPMLDGMDNLSPENMRNWFSDDTRKDSRDG; translated from the coding sequence ATGACCTGGCCGGACAGTTCGGATCTCAACGAGATGCGGCGGATGAAGGACGAGGCGCTCGCCGCGCTCGAGCGGCAGCGGGAAACCGCGAAAGAGACCAGCCGCGTGTGGCGGGAGGAGACCACCACGGTCACCGCCGAGGACAGGTCGATGTCGATGACCTTCGACGGCCGTGGCGAGCTCACCGGCATCACCTTCACCGGGTCGAAATACCGCTCCATGGCGCCCGCCCAGCTGGCCAGCGTGATCGTGGACATGGTGCGCAAGGGCCGGGCCGAGAGCACGGCCAAACTCACCGCGCACGCTCCAGCGGTACCCGGACTCGATCTCGACGGGCTGATCAACGGCACCGCCGATCCCGCCGACGTGCTGGACAAGATTCTCGGGCCGATGCTCGACGGAATGGACAACCTGTCGCCGGAGAACATGCGGAACTGGTTCTCCGACGACACGCGGAAGGACTCCCGCGATGGCTGA
- a CDS encoding WXG100 family type VII secretion target: protein MPSLDSIHYKYDAIEDCASEMRRTTNEISSKADLLISQADKLMQEGWEGETATGYRMEVDQLKQKLHDAREFLALKEQQVREASERMQDNDRNGAKGFGA from the coding sequence ATGCCAAGCCTTGATTCGATCCACTACAAGTACGATGCCATCGAAGATTGTGCGAGCGAAATGCGCCGCACCACCAACGAGATCAGCTCCAAGGCCGACCTCCTGATTTCGCAGGCGGACAAGCTGATGCAGGAAGGCTGGGAAGGCGAGACGGCCACTGGCTACCGCATGGAGGTAGACCAGCTGAAGCAGAAGCTGCACGACGCACGTGAGTTCCTCGCCTTGAAAGAGCAGCAAGTCCGGGAAGCCTCGGAAAGGATGCAGGACAACGACCGCAACGGCGCGAAGGGTTTCGGCGCCTGA
- the eccB gene encoding type VII secretion protein EccB: MESRRDQAHAYFFVLGRLSAAVTHGRPNALELPNKRFRLGTLLGVVLSVVVMAIFGIIGLLKPGGNTSWRAQGAVVLNEDSGAKYVYLDGKLHPVHNLASARLVAGSAGPPVAVSANSLRGAEVGLPIGIPGAPDELPVEPHKGAWTVCALPAVEGSGLKAALLLRADPTPPAGPEQAALVAAPDGVTYLLWQGRRHRVTAPVVLETLGYGAVVPTPVTLAWLNPIPSGPDVAVPDTPGAGQPGPQVDGKPTRVGQVFEIRNPATGTTQLYLVRADGKAPLSRTAAALLLAAPAARQAYSGWPTLIEAGPGALAEVPESSSGPDLVGTLPPSPPKAIVPPPDSALCGRYDSGSEEAGRVAFQFLPRAVVNAGAAPVTEHVGGTTVDQVTIPLGGGALVAGAATAQGSAGPVHLVTATGTRFPLAGPGELKALGYSETDVVHVAPQLIDLLPAGPVLRAQDALHLSGGVAGP, from the coding sequence ATGGAGTCGCGGCGGGACCAGGCCCATGCCTATTTCTTCGTGCTGGGCCGGTTGTCGGCGGCGGTCACCCACGGCAGGCCGAACGCGCTGGAGCTGCCGAACAAGCGCTTCCGGCTCGGCACCTTGCTCGGGGTCGTGCTTTCCGTGGTCGTGATGGCGATTTTCGGCATCATCGGCCTGCTCAAGCCCGGCGGGAACACGTCGTGGCGCGCGCAGGGCGCTGTCGTGCTGAACGAGGACAGCGGCGCCAAGTACGTCTACCTGGACGGCAAACTGCACCCGGTGCACAACCTCGCCTCGGCCCGGCTGGTCGCCGGGAGCGCGGGGCCGCCGGTCGCGGTGTCGGCGAACTCGTTGCGAGGCGCGGAGGTAGGGCTGCCGATCGGTATTCCGGGAGCTCCCGACGAGCTGCCCGTCGAACCGCACAAGGGCGCGTGGACGGTGTGTGCGCTGCCTGCCGTGGAAGGCAGCGGCCTGAAGGCGGCTTTGCTGCTGCGGGCCGACCCCACGCCACCGGCCGGGCCGGAGCAGGCGGCGCTGGTGGCCGCCCCCGACGGCGTGACGTACCTGCTGTGGCAGGGGCGGCGGCACCGGGTCACCGCCCCTGTCGTCCTGGAGACCCTCGGCTACGGCGCCGTCGTGCCGACGCCGGTGACACTGGCCTGGCTCAACCCGATCCCGTCCGGGCCGGACGTCGCCGTGCCGGACACTCCCGGCGCGGGGCAGCCCGGCCCGCAGGTGGACGGCAAACCGACCCGGGTCGGCCAGGTCTTCGAAATACGCAATCCGGCGACCGGGACGACCCAGCTGTACCTGGTGCGCGCCGACGGCAAGGCGCCGCTGAGCCGGACGGCGGCGGCGCTGCTGCTCGCGGCGCCCGCGGCCCGCCAGGCGTACTCCGGGTGGCCCACCCTGATCGAGGCCGGTCCCGGTGCGCTGGCGGAGGTGCCCGAGTCGTCGTCGGGGCCGGACCTGGTGGGCACGTTGCCGCCGTCACCGCCGAAGGCCATCGTCCCGCCGCCGGACTCGGCCCTGTGCGGCCGGTACGACAGCGGCTCGGAGGAGGCAGGGCGGGTCGCCTTCCAGTTCCTGCCGCGAGCGGTGGTGAACGCCGGCGCGGCCCCGGTGACCGAGCACGTCGGCGGTACGACCGTCGACCAGGTGACCATTCCGCTCGGCGGGGGCGCGCTGGTGGCCGGGGCGGCCACGGCGCAGGGGAGCGCCGGTCCGGTGCACCTGGTGACCGCGACCGGCACCCGCTTCCCGCTCGCCGGCCCCGGCGAGCTGAAAGCGTTGGGCTACAGCGAAACCGACGTGGTGCACGTCGCGCCGCAGCTGATCGACCTGTTGCCCGCCGGGCCGGTGCTGCGCGCCCAGGACGCGCTGCACTTGAGCGGCGGCGTGGCGGGGCCGTGA
- the eccD gene encoding type VII secretion integral membrane protein EccD, which produces MLRDQTTEVALPTEVPLADLLPAILPRFGAERVEEAADHEGYVAQRLGEPPLDEDRTLAELNLLDGETVYLRPRADQLPAIAYDDLVEGVGEQVRAHPGTWAAGHTRWMLRIGAVLTWLAGPVLLAGIGSAVLTAALAGTTALGLLAGGALVARGAENPPVATILAGCGVGYAALTGWSLVAALAPAAPFPVSLTAAAGSAILALTAGLVAVADAATVFAGALTLAIAIAIPGLIGSVSGLSPHQAAAIGVAVILLAGMFVATTAFRLSGLTLPMLPGAPEQLGEDIEPVPSALVIDRGAATTAYSVALHVGLGLALSLLLPMLALSGSGWQMVLSLVVAFLLCLRARHPNGVAQRWSLLAPAALCVLLNVLHIGGERDPLGLVLAVFLPVLAVAALLVLAGQRLPGRRLVPPWGRAVEIVELLVAIAVVPLLLQVLDVFVIVRGLAG; this is translated from the coding sequence GTGCTCCGGGACCAGACGACGGAAGTCGCGCTGCCCACCGAGGTTCCACTGGCCGATCTGCTGCCCGCGATCCTGCCCCGATTCGGGGCCGAGCGCGTCGAGGAGGCCGCCGATCACGAGGGCTATGTCGCCCAGCGTCTCGGCGAGCCGCCGCTGGACGAGGATCGCACGCTGGCCGAGCTGAACCTGCTCGACGGCGAGACCGTCTACCTGCGCCCGCGAGCCGACCAGCTGCCCGCGATCGCTTACGACGACCTGGTGGAGGGCGTCGGCGAGCAGGTACGGGCGCACCCCGGCACGTGGGCGGCCGGGCACACCCGGTGGATGCTGCGGATCGGCGCGGTGCTGACCTGGCTGGCCGGGCCGGTGCTGCTCGCCGGGATCGGCTCGGCCGTGCTGACCGCCGCACTCGCCGGCACGACCGCTCTCGGCCTGCTGGCCGGCGGCGCGCTGGTCGCGCGCGGCGCGGAGAACCCGCCGGTCGCCACGATCCTGGCCGGCTGCGGTGTCGGTTACGCCGCGCTGACCGGGTGGTCGCTGGTGGCCGCGCTGGCCCCGGCGGCCCCGTTCCCGGTGTCGCTGACCGCCGCCGCGGGGTCGGCGATCCTCGCGCTGACCGCCGGGCTGGTGGCGGTCGCGGACGCCGCGACCGTGTTCGCCGGGGCGTTGACGCTGGCCATCGCCATCGCGATACCGGGCCTGATCGGCTCGGTGTCGGGGTTGTCGCCGCACCAGGCGGCGGCGATCGGGGTGGCGGTGATCCTCCTCGCCGGGATGTTCGTGGCGACCACCGCGTTCCGGCTGTCCGGGCTGACCCTGCCGATGCTGCCGGGTGCGCCGGAACAGCTCGGTGAGGACATCGAGCCGGTGCCGAGTGCCCTGGTGATCGACCGCGGCGCCGCGACCACCGCCTACTCCGTCGCGTTGCACGTGGGTCTGGGGCTGGCGCTGAGTCTGCTGCTGCCGATGCTGGCGCTGTCCGGTTCCGGCTGGCAGATGGTGCTGTCGCTGGTGGTGGCGTTCCTGCTGTGCCTGCGGGCACGGCATCCGAACGGGGTGGCGCAGCGCTGGTCGCTGCTCGCTCCTGCGGCGTTGTGCGTGCTGCTGAACGTGCTGCACATCGGCGGTGAGCGGGATCCGCTGGGCCTGGTGCTCGCGGTGTTCCTGCCGGTGCTGGCCGTGGCCGCGTTGCTGGTGCTGGCCGGGCAGCGGCTACCGGGGCGCAGGCTCGTGCCGCCTTGGGGACGCGCGGTGGAGATCGTGGAGCTGCTCGTCGCGATCGCGGTGGTGCCGCTGCTGTTGCAGGTGCTGGACGTGTTCGTCATCGTGCGCGGGCTGGCGGGCTGA